GTTTGATTGCCGTCGTTGTCACCAAAGCAGGAAATGACGGGGCACGTCAGTTTGCGCATAGACGGTACGACGAGCGGTGATACGAAGTCACCAGCCAGCAGAACTGCTCTCACCTGAAGGTAGTTAAAGAGATTGATTGCGTGCCGAAGATTATCCACGTTGTCGTGAATATCTGACATGATGCCGATTTTCATTCGGGAACATTCTTCCAGGGGGAGTTGAAAATGATCAGGGCACCAAAAATAAGGCCTGACGATGAAGGACATCGCCAGGCCGTTATTCGTTCAAGCGGGGCTCCTCAACGAATCGATCACAAAACCTTTGTCACACCGGGCATTGGAATCGCGTATTCGAGGTTCTCATTCGGAAGCACTGGCGGCGTGTCTTCAAAGCTATGGTACTGCTCCACTGGTGAGATGCGAACTTCACTCGCCAACGCATCTTTCCATGAAACAGGCTTCCCGGAATACGTCGCCATACGCCCCAGTACTGATGTCATACTACTGTAGGCACCGTACTCCGCTTCATTGGGGATTCGACCCGCTCGCAGGTCAGCGAACAGATCGTGGTGTTCCTGCTGGTGGCCATCATGCAGACCGCCGCGGCGTTTGCCGTTGGCGTCCTTCTTCGGGAACTCCCATTTCACATTGCCCTTCGCGTCATAGATGATCCCGTCAGCGAGGTGGCAAAATCCATCGCTGCCGTGGGCGTATTCATCCACTTCATTCCAGCAGTTTGGAATATGCCGACATTGACTCAGCAGTGGCACTTTTATGCCATCGCTGTCTTCATAAGTGAATTCAACGAAGTGATGGTCGTAGATCTCGCCGTATTCTTTTCCGGTTCGAACCTGACGCCCCCCCTGGCCCTGGGCCATGACTGGATAACCTTTCATCAGCCAGTTGATGACGTCCAGATTGTGAATGTGCTGTTCGGTGATGTGGTCACCGCAAAGCCAGTTAAAGTAGTACCAGTTTCTCATCTGGTATTCCATTTCTGTTTGTCCATCCTTGCGAGGGCGGACCCAGACACCAGCACCGTTCCAATAGCAACGAGTTGCCACAATTCGGCCGATGGCGCCATCATGAAGTCGCTGGATCGTTTCTTTGTAGATGGGTTCGTGGTGACGCTGAAGACCAACAGCCACAGCCAGATTCTTCGCTTTGGCTTCCTGTGCGACCGCAACTACCTTTCGTACACCTGCGGCATCGACAGCGACAGGTTTCTCCATGAAAACGTGTTTGCCAGCGTTGATTGCTGCTTCGAAATGCAGAGGACGGAATCCGGGAGACGTCGCCAGGATTACAAGATCGATGTCCTGCTCCAGAACCCGTTGATAGGCATCGAAGCCAACAAAACGACGGTCTTCAGGGACATCAACTTTGTCTTTGTGGGCTCTGACCAGAGTCTTGTGAGCACTCTCCAGATTGTCAGCAAATGCATCCGCCATCGCGACCAGTTTGGTCGGACCTTCCGTGTTCATCGCCTGCTCAGCGGCGCCACGACCTCGTCCCCCACATCCGATCAGACCGATCTTGATGGTTTCGTCGTAACTCGTGTGGGCAGCCATGACAGGGCTGAGTCCTGTCAGCAGGCTTGCTCCAGCGGTTGCTGCTGAACTGGTCTGCAGAAAACTGCGGCGGGTAGTTGAATCGGAATTGTTTTTCGCCATCGCTTTTGGGCTCCGGGTAGATCGGTGAATTTACAGCAAACCAAATGACCGTGTTTCCATGGTAACGTCTTGTTACCCCAGATCAAAGTCGGTCGAAGTTAAGGTAGATCGGTGGTACCCATGAGGTATCGGTCCACTTCACGTGCCGCTCCACGTCCTTCATTGATTGCCCAGACAACCAGGCTCTGCCCGCGTCGACAGTCACCGGCGACAAAGACGTTGCTGACGTTCGTGGTGTACTTCTCGTGTTCTGCCGTGAACCAACTCATCCCGCCGCGACCCTCGCGGATATCGATTCCAAGCTGCTGCGCTGCCGGATGTTCGGGCCCGAGAAATCCGAGTGCCAGGAAGACCAGGTCCGCAGGATATTCCTTCTCACTGCCCGGGATTGGCGTGAATGGAGCTCCACCTTCGGTGATTTTCTGCCAGTCGACTTCACAGGTCTTAACGGCCTTCACGTTGCCATTTTCATCACCAATGAATTCGAGTGTCTGTACGCAGAATTCGCGAGGATCGCGGCCAAACTTTGCTGCAGCTTCCTCATGACCATAATCCACACGGAACACGCGAGGCCACTGCGGCCAGGGATTGTTTGACGAACGCTGCAACGGCGGCTGTTCGACGATTTCAAAGTTGACAATCGACTT
This region of Planctomycetaceae bacterium genomic DNA includes:
- a CDS encoding Gfo/Idh/MocA family oxidoreductase, translating into MAKNNSDSTTRRSFLQTSSAATAGASLLTGLSPVMAAHTSYDETIKIGLIGCGGRGRGAAEQAMNTEGPTKLVAMADAFADNLESAHKTLVRAHKDKVDVPEDRRFVGFDAYQRVLEQDIDLVILATSPGFRPLHFEAAINAGKHVFMEKPVAVDAAGVRKVVAVAQEAKAKNLAVAVGLQRHHEPIYKETIQRLHDGAIGRIVATRCYWNGAGVWVRPRKDGQTEMEYQMRNWYYFNWLCGDHITEQHIHNLDVINWLMKGYPVMAQGQGGRQVRTGKEYGEIYDHHFVEFTYEDSDGIKVPLLSQCRHIPNCWNEVDEYAHGSDGFCHLADGIIYDAKGNVKWEFPKKDANGKRRGGLHDGHQQEHHDLFADLRAGRIPNEAEYGAYSSMTSVLGRMATYSGKPVSWKDALASEVRISPVEQYHSFEDTPPVLPNENLEYAIPMPGVTKVL